In one Lolium rigidum isolate FL_2022 chromosome 3, APGP_CSIRO_Lrig_0.1, whole genome shotgun sequence genomic region, the following are encoded:
- the LOC124703713 gene encoding dihydrolipoyllysine-residue succinyltransferase component of 2-oxoglutarate dehydrogenase complex 1, mitochondrial-like has translation MASRLAARLLLRRRSTAVVSFVQSYRHARHFSTQLLEGVPRFSKPTCGRYLLPNASPYQIWSRSFASENGDLVEAVVPHMGESVTDGTLANFLKKPGDRVEADEVIAQIETDKVTIDVSSPEAGVIEKFTASEGDTVTPGTIIATISKSAAPSEAHAAPSKETSQKETPPPPPPEKPKVEEKTPKVESVKKQASKLASPSEPQLPPKERERRVSMPRLRKRIANRLKDSQNTFALLTTFNEVDMTNLMKLRSDYKDEFVKKHGVKLGLMSCFVKAAVSALQNQPIVNAVIDGDDIIYRDYIDISVAVGTSKGLVVPVIRDTEGMNFADIEKGINGLAKKATEGALSIDEMAGGTFTISNGGVYGSLISTPIINPPQSAILGMHSIVQRPVVVNGDILARPMMYLALTYDHRLIDGREAVLFLRRIKDVVEDPRRLLLDI, from the exons GTAGTAAGTTTTGTCCAGAGCTATAGACATGCTAGACATTTCAGCACTCAGTTACTCGAAG GTGTTCCGAGATTTTCAAAGCCAACATG TGGACGCTATCTCCTTCCAAATGCTTCCCCTTATCAAATTTGGAGTAGATCATTTGCTTCAGAGAATG GTGACTTGGTTGAAGCTGTTGTGCCCCACATGGGTGAATCTGTAACTGATGGAACCCTTGCCAATTTTTTAAAGA AACCTGGTGATAGAGTTGAAGCTGATGAGGTCATAGCTCAGATTGAAACCGATAAG GTTACTATAGATGTTTCTAGTCCAGAAGCTGGGGTAATTGAAAAG TTCACTGCCAGTGAAGGTGATACTGTTACTCCAGGCACAATAATTGCCACGATATCTAAGTCTGCTGCTCCAAGTGAGGCCCATGCTGCACCATCTAAAGAAACCTCCCAGAAGGAGacccctccaccacctcctccagagaAACCCAAGGTTGAGGAAAAAACACCAAAAGTTGAATCTGTCAAAAAGCAGGCGTCAAAACTAGCCTCGCCATCAGAACCTCAGCTCCCtccaaaagaaagagagagaagg GTGTCAATGCCAAGGCTCAGGAAGCGTATTGCGAATCGCTTGAAGGATTCTCAGAACACTTTTGCACTGCTGACTACATTCAATGAAGTTGACAT GACTAATTTGATGAAGCTGCGCTCCGACTACAAAGATGAGTTTGTTAAGAAGCATGGTGTCAAATTGGGTCTGATGTCCTGCTTTGTTAAG GCTGCTGTTTCTGCGCTTCAAAATCAGCCAATTGTCAATGCTGTTATTGATGGTGATGACATCATCTACAGAGACTACATTGACATTAGTGTTGCTGTTGGCACGTCCAAG GGTCTTGTGGTGCCTGTTATCCGTGATACAGAAGGGATGAACTTCGCGGACATTGAGAAGGGGATAAATGGCCTTGCAAAGAAGGCAACTGAGGGGGCACTGTCTATCGATGAGATGGCAGGGGGAAcctttaccatatccaatggtggtGTCTATGGAAGCCTTATCAGCACACCTATCATTAATCCGCCGCAG TCAGCAATTCTTGGAATGCATTCCATTGTCCAACGCCCTGTGGTTGTCAACGGTGACATCCTTGCGAGACCAATGATGTACCTTGCACTGACATATGACCATAGGTTGATCGATGGCAGAGAAGCTGTTCTGTTTCTGCGTCGCATCAAGGACGTGGTTGAAGATCCACGGAGGTTGCTCCTTGACATATAG